From Kwoniella shandongensis chromosome 2, complete sequence, the proteins below share one genomic window:
- a CDS encoding mitochondrial 54S ribosomal protein bL19m has product MSRSAVAVPRLFAQAINAVRPSAAASTSTSRGFATSSASSSSYPFNPSALTLPSTVSSPPPANLISPKKGWSLITHLNRSTPQSPYLPLFGRRNKDRLRTGSVITVLTYTDPTKKSVSPFSGVLMGIKRGGVDTSFRLRNIVNKVGVEMSFKVNSPLIKEIKVVKKAEGRTGGVRDLRRAKVNYLRDRPSMMTGIASAIKASKR; this is encoded by the exons ATGAGCCGATCCGCTGTTGCTGTCCCTCGACTTTTCGCTCAGGCGATCAACGCTGTCCGACCTTCTGCTGCGGCAAGCACGTCCACCTCTCGAGGATTCGCTACCTCCTCTGCGTCTtcatctt CATACCCATTCAACCCTTCTGCTCTTACGCTTCCCTCTACcgtttcctctcctccacctgccaacctcatctctcccaaaAAAGGATGGTCCCTCATCACCCACTTGAACCGATCCACTCCTCAATCACCCTATCTCCCACTTTTCGGCCGACGTAACAAAGACAGACTACGTACCGGTTCCGTCATCACCGTCTTGACCTATACCGACCCAACGAAGAAATCCGTCTCACCCTTTTCTGGCGTGTTGATGGGTATCAAACGCGGTGGCGTCGACACCAGTTTCAGATTGAGGAACATCGTCAATAAAGTTGGAGTGGAGATGAGTTTTAAAGTCAATAGTCCgttgatcaaggagatcaaggtcGTCAAAAAGGCAGAAGGGAGAACAGGCGGTGTTAGAGATCTGAGAAGAGCAAAGGTCAACTATCTTAGAGATAGACCGAGTATGATGACAGGTATCGCCAGCGCTATCAAGGCTTCAAAGAGATAG
- a CDS encoding mitochondrial 54S ribosomal protein bL32m, giving the protein MTTLSISSRPLFSLRSFSLFPVSVQRPTWSIPCEASTSSSAPFSPSAVAPLDNFPASLTTTASAWTSLFPSFSLQGLLELIPPIVWASVPKKKTSHSRKSMRAANKGLKNKTNLSLCEACGSIKLTHHVCPTCYSQISRRWKHDARSSLAGEGAPALEQRPAAEP; this is encoded by the exons aTGACAAccctctcaatctcgtctcgtccactcttctccctccgatcattctccctcttccccgtATCTGTCCAAAGACCAACTTGGTCAATCCCATGCGaagcttccacttcctcttcggccCCTTTCTCACCTTCTGCCGTCGCACCACTTGATAACTTCCCAGCCTCGTTGACCacaacagcatcagcatgGACGTCCCTCTTCCCTAGCTTTTCGTTGCAAGGTCTGTTGGAGTTGATCCCTCCTATCGTTTGGGCGTCGGTgcccaagaagaagacttcGCATTCCAGAAAGAGTATGAGGGCTGCCAACAAGGGTCTGAAGAACAAGACTA acctctccctctgcgaGGCATGCGGTTCTATCAAACTCACCCACCACGTCTGCCCCACATGTTACTCTCAAATATCTCGACG ATGGAAACATGACGCTCGAAGTTCTTTGGCGGGCGAAGGCGCTCCTGCTCTCGAGCAGAGACCTGCTGCTGAACCATAA